The genomic window GCGTAATCAGCAGGGTTTCCCGCAATCCGTCACACTGGTGCACGAGCGCCGTGCGCCGTCTGCACACACGCAGCGGCGGCGGCATGGGACAACCTTCGATACGCAGCGGGCGGCATGGACAAACGAGCACTCATCATCGGCGCGACGGGCATCGTCGGGCGCAATCTCGCCGAGCAACTTCAAACGCACGGCGGCTGGTCGATCGCGGGATTGTCGCGCGGCCGCACGCCCGCCCCGCACGGCGTCGAGTCGATAACGGCCGATCTCGCGTCGGCATCATCGGTCACGCAGGCGCTGCAGGGCCGAGAATTCAGCCACGTATTCTTCACCGCGTGGTCGCGCCAGGCGACGGAAGCCGAGAACATTCGCGTCAATGGCGCGATGGTCGCGAATGTGCTGGCGGCGCTCGGTCCGTCCGGCGCGCTCTCGCATGTGGCGCTGGTGACGGGTCTGAAGCATTATCTCGGCCCGTTCGAGGCCTACGCAAAAGGCAGCGTTCCCGTGACGCCGTTTCGCGAAGAGCAAGGCCGGCAACCTGTCGACAATTTCTATTACGAGCAGGAAGACCGCCTGTTCGATGCCGCCCGCCAGTACGGCTTCGGCTGGAGCGTGCATCGGCCGCATACGATCATCGGATTTGCGGTCGGCAACGCGATGAACATGGGCGTCACGCTGGCCGTCTACGCCACGCTCTGCAAGGCGAGCGGCGAACCGTTCGTGTTTCCCGGCTCGGCGGCGCAGTGGAACGGCCTCACGGACATGACGGACGCGCGCCTGCTCGCGCGCCATCTCGAATGGGCGGCGAGTTCGCCCGAAGCGCGCGATGAGGCGTTCAATGTCGTCAACGGCGACGTGTTTCGCTGGAAATGGATGTGGGAGCGCATCGCGGAATATTTCGGCATCGAGCCTGCGTCTTTCGACGGGCAGACCCGGCCGCTCGAAAACCGCATGCAGCACGCGAGTCATGCGTGGGCCGAGATCGCGGCGCGTCACTCGCTCGCCGAGCATGACATCGACAAACTGGTTTCGTGGTGGCACACGGACGCCGATCTCGGCCGCCCGATGGAAGTGCTGACGGACATGTCGAAGAGCCGCAAGGCCGGCTTTCTCGATTATCAAAGCACGCCCGATTCTTTCTTCGACTTGTTCGAGCGCCTGAAGCGCGAGCGGATCATTCCCGCCTGAAGGCTTCGCTCACGCTATCCGAAGACACGCGCCCACGCGTTGCGCAGGCGGCGAGCGCGGTCTTCGAACAGATACGATCCGGCGAGCGTCAGAAGACCCGAGACCACGCCCGTCACGATATGCTCGATGGATGCGACCTCGTAATGGCTCGCGTGCGCGTAGGAATCGCCGACAATGGTCAGCAGCCCGACGATCGTCGCGTTGCCGAAGCGATTCTTGAAGAGCTTTCTCGCCGGCGTGAAGGTCAGCAGCACGGCCAGCACACCCGTGAGCAAACCGGTCTTGAACGCCGTGACCCAGTGCGCGAAACTCAGGAGGTTGCTCCAGCTACCCGGCATGCAGGTCATGCATGCGCTGGTCGGCTGCCAGAAACGTTGGATGAACAGCCTGACGCGGTGTTTCCACTCGTCCGACATGATCGGTGCCGCCGCATAAAGTGAGACTTCAATAGTACACCGCCTGCAACGCGCCGCCGTCTTGGGAAGACCAGCGAGACGCGCGAATCGGGCGATGGCAATATACGATCACCCACGCCGCCCTGCCGTCACCCGCACTCATGCCCCAGCGCCTCCCGCCCCTCAACGCCCTTCGTCTCTTCGAAGCCGCCGCGCGCCATCGCAGTTTCAAGCTCGCCGCCGCCGAGCTGAACGTGACGCCCGGCGCCGTGAGCCACGGCATCGGCGCGCTGGAGGACATGCTCGGCGTCGAGCTGTTCGTGCGCGAGCCGCGCGGGCTGTCGCTCAGTGCGGCCGGCGAGCACTATCTGCCGTATATCGCGGAGGCCTTTTCTCTCATCGCCATCGGCACGCAGACGCTGCCCGGCAAACGCAGGCGCCACTCGATCTCCATCACGTGCGCGCCGACGCTCGCCGCGCGCTGGCTCGTTCCACGCCTCACCGATTTCCGCGCCCGCTGGCCGCATATCGACGTGAGCGTCGATACTTCGCACCGGCAGAAGGGCTTTCCCGTCGACGGCTTCGATTTCGGCCTGCGCCTGAGCCGCGGCCCGGTCGATGGCGCGGCGTGGCAACGGCTCTTCGGCGAGCGGCTCGTGCCCTTGTGCAGCCCCGCCTATCTCGCGACGATTGCAGGCAGCGGCACCGCGCCGGATCTGACGCGCGCGACGCTGATCCACGTCGATACCGCGAGCCAGGACTGGCAAGCGTGGATGGACGGCGCGGGCATCGACGGACTCGATCTCCACGGCGGTCTGCGCTTCGACACCGTGCAACTCGCGTTCGAGGCCGCCGCGGCCGGGCTCGGCGTCGTGATCGGGCGGCGGCCGCTCGTCGATCGCGAGCTGGCGGCGGGCATGCTCGTCGAGGCGAGCGCGATCAATGTCGAAACGCAAACTGCCTACTGGCTGTGCGAAGCGCCGCAAGCGGGCGGCCGCGCCGATCTCGTCGCGTTCCGCAACTGGCTCGTCGCGCAGGCGGCGGAGTTCGCCGCGAGCGAAACGCCGCGTCCGCACGATTGAACTGGGCTCAACCGCCCGCGAAAACTTTTCGTTTGTCAGCACGGCCGTTCGCCTGCGACGATGCGCGCAAGGAGGAATGTCATTCATGTCATCCCTGTCACTCGCGAACAACAAGAACCGCACGGCGACCTGGGCGCTCATCGGCGCGGCGGCGCTGATCTTGAGCGCGGCCATGGGCGTGCGTCAGACCTTCGGCCTTTTCATCGGACCGTTTTCGTTCGACCGCGGCTTGCCCGTCACGCTGATCGCCTTCGCCATCGCACTGCACAATCTCGTCTGGGGATTCGCGCAGCCGTTCGCGGGCGCCGCCGCCGACCGTTACGGCGCGGCGCCCGTTGTCGCGACCGGCGCGGCGACGTTTGCGGCCGGACTCGCGCTCGCCGCCGCCGCGACGTCCGGCTGGATGCTCGTGCTCGGCCTCGGCCTGCTGGTGGGCATCGGCATCAGTTGCACGAGCTTCGGCGTGGTGCTCGCAACCGTCGGGCGCGTTGCGTCGCCGCAAACGCGCAGTGTCGCGATGGGACTCGCAAGCGCAGGCGGCTCGCTCGGACAAGTGCTGATGGTGCCGTTCGCGCAGGAGTTGCGCGTGCATGCGGGCGTGGCTGCGTCGCTCTACGGTCTCGCGTTCGTGCTGCTGCTCGCCGCGCCGCTCGGCATCGTGCTGGATCGGGCGAGCCGCCAACGCACGCACGCGCCCGCAGACGGCACGCACGAGGAGCACGCGCAACCGGCTTCGATGCCGCTGCGCGAGACGCTCGCCTACGCCACGCGGCATCGCGGCTATCGGCTGCTGACGCTCGGCTTCTTCACGTGCGGATTTCAGCTCGCGTTCATCGCGACGCATCTGCCCGGCTATCTGATGCTGTGCCACATGCCGGTCGGGCTCGGCGCCACGGCGCTTGCGCTGATCGGCTTGTTCAACATGATCGGCAGTTGGGGATGCGGCTGGCTCGGCGGACGTCTGCGGCAACATCATGTGCTCGCGTGGCTCTATCTGATTCGCGGCGGCGCGATCGCGCTCTTCGTGCTGCTGCCGACGACGACCGTCTCCGTCGTCGCTTTCGCCGCCGTGATGGGACTGACGTGGCTCGGCACCGTGCCGCTCACGAACGGGCTCATCGCGAAAGTCTTCGGCACGCGCCATCTCGGCACGCTGTTCGGCGTGGTGTTTCTCAGTCACCAGCTGGGATCGTTTCTGGGCGCGTGGCTCGGCGGCTATGTGTTCGACACGACCGGTTCCTACTCGCTGATCTGGGGCGCCACGGCCATCGCGGGGCTGGTGGCCGCGCTGCTGCACTTTCCGATCGACGACCGGCCCGTCACCGAAGCATCGCTCGTCAGCGCGTGAGGCCGGGAGAACGCTTCATCAAACGCTTCATCAGCCAGCCTCGCAGATTCACCGCGTCCTGAACATGCGCCTGCGCACCCGGCGCACCGAGAATGACGAAGACCGTCTGACGCCCATGCACCGGCGCGATCACGATCAGGCAATGTCCCGCCTCGTTGGTGAAGCCCGTCTTTTGCAAACCGACCTGCCATGACGCGCGATACACCAGCGGATCGGTGTTGCGATACATCAACGGGCCGTCGCCGCCGAGCACGAGTTTGTGATGCGAGGTTGCGTAGTCGCGGATGGCCGGATAGCGATACGCCGCGCGCGCGAGCCGCGTGAGATCGCGCGCCGTCGAAACGTTGTGCGGCGAGAGCCCGGTCGGATCGACGAAATGGCTGCGCTGCATGTGCAGACGCTTCGCGGTGCGGTTCATCGCGCGCACGAAGCCCGCGCGGCCGCCCGGATAATCGCGGCTCAACGCGAACGCCGCGCGATTCTCCGACGACATCAGCGCGATATGCAGCATCGTCCGGCGCAACAGCAGCGAGCCGACGGGCAGCCGTGAACGCGACCATTTCAGGCGATCGACATCGGCGTCGGTGATGCGCGCCGGTCGCAGCAGCGAGCGCTTCGAGTCGAGCACGACCATCGCGGTGAGCAGCTTCGTGAGCGATGCAATCGGCACGCGCGCATCGGCGTGTTTCGCGTACAGCGTGCGTCCCGTTGCGAGATCGACGGCGAGCGCCGCGCGCGCCTGCAAGACCGGCTTGGCGATCACGCGCTTCGCATGCGCGACAAGCGGCACGAGACTCGCGAACAGAAGGATGAGGATCAGCAGATGGAATCGAAGCATGACGCGTTCAGCGACGCGTCATGCGCGATCGAACAAACGATAGCGACGGCATGGCAAAAGCAGGCTGGCGAACGAGTCCGCTACCGTAGGACGTCAGACTTAAGCGAAACTTAAAATTCAGCGCGTGCGCGCCCAGTGCGCCAGCCCCGCGCACGCAATCAACAGGCTCCCGGTCACGAAGAACACCGAGTGCAGACCGAGCATCACGCCGATCTGTCCGCCGATCACCGGGCCGATCACTTGTCCGCCGAATTGCGCGGATTGCAGATAGCCGAGCATTTGTCCGCTGCTGCTTTCATCGACGGCCGTGCGCGCGAGCTTCGCGATCGACGGCAACAAACCCGCGAGCGTCATGCCCATCAGCACGCGCAGAGCGGCGAGTTGCCACCATTGATGCACGAACGCCTGCGGAATCATCGCGATGCCGGTGAGCACGAGACATCCGACAATCACGTTCCAGCTGCCGATGCGGTCGGCGAGCGCGCCCAGACGCGCCGCCGTCAGCACGCTGCCGAGCGCGGAGCACGCCATCACGACGCCCGCGATGCGCGTCACGTGATCGCCCGTCACGCCGAGACCGCCGATATACACCGTGATGATCGGCTCGATCGACATGTTCGCGAGCAGCACCATCATCGCGGTCACGAGCAGCGCGGCGACGACCACACGGTTCGTGCGATGCGCATCGTGCGACGCCGCGTGCGACGCACGCTTTTTCGCATCGCCCGGATGGAAGTCTTCCTTCACGAGCACGATGGTCAGCAACGCGGCCACCGCGATCATGCCCGCGCCCGCGAAGAACGTGCCGCGAATGCCGATCAGACCCGGCAACATGCCGCCGATCAGCGGCCCGGCGAGATTGCCCGCGAGCGCGCCCGTCGACAGAATGCCGAGCGCCCAGCCGGCCCGTTCGCGCGGCGCCTGCGTGCCGATCATCACCGTGGAGGCCGACGCGTATCCGCCGATCAATCCCGCGAGCAAACGCAGCGCGACCAGTTGCTGCACCGAATGCGCGACGCCGATCAGCGACATCACGATCGCCATGCCCACGGCGGCGCGCACGAGCATCGGCTTGCGGCCGTAGCGGTCGGCGAGGCGGCCCCAGAGCGGGGCGGTCACGGCGGTGCCGAGAAACGTCGCGCTGAACGCGACGCCCGACCATTCGATCACCGACGCCTGCGACTCGACGCCGAGCTGACGCACGTACAGCGGCAAGAACGGCAGCAGCATGCTCAGGCTGACGAGCGTCGTGAAGGAGCCGAAGACGGCGACGACGAGATTGCGCCGCCAGTACTGCGCGTTGCGTTCCGCGTATCCGGGCGGAATCGCGGGTTGAAGGATGTGGCTCATTTCGACCTCAATGCGGCGAAAAGATCGACGGCGAGTGCAATCGCGAGCGCCGCCGCGCCGATTGCAAACAACAACGGATAGTTGCCGCCGCTATTCGAAAACAGGAAAGACAGACCGTATGCCGCGAGCGCCTGCAACACGGCGAAGCTCGTCGTCGCGGTGCTCCACGCGCGCTTCTGCGCGGCCGGATGATGCGCCAGCAATTCGTTCACGCGCCCGAGCACGAGCGGCACGATGCCCGGCGTGAACGCGCCGACCACCACGCTCGACACGATCAGCAGCGCGGGATTCGATGTGATCGCCGGAATGGCGACGGCCGCGAGCTGAAGCAGATACGCGACGCGCAACGCGGGACCGAAACCGGCGCGATCGGCGAGATGGCCGCTCAACAGCGGACCGGCAATCGCGCCGAGCCCGTACAGCACCCAGTATTCGGCGCCCGCATCGACGCCCTTGCCCAGACCGCGCGCGACGAAATCGACGAGAAAGATCATGTGCGGCACGAGACCCGCCGCGTTCAGCGCGTATTCGGCGAACAGCGCGTGCAACGCGGGCGGCGTCGGCGCCTTTGCATGCGCGTGCGCGCCGGCATGTGCGGGCGCGGGCGCGTCCTGCGATGGCCATCCGTTCCACGCAACGCCAGTCAGCACGAGCGAAACGGCGGCGAGTCCGATCCATGTCTGCGTGAGCCCTTGCCGCAGCAACAGCGGCACGATCGTCCCCGATGCTGCGATGCCGAGCCCGATGCCCGTGAAGATCGCGCCGCTCGCGAATCCGCGACGCGACGGCGCGACGTGCGCAATGATCGTCGGCGCGGCGAGCACCATCAGCGCGCCGCCGGAAATGCCCGACAGAAAGCGCCAGACGAAGAACCACAGGAACGAAACCGGCAGCGCGCAGGCGACAAAGGCGAGCGTCGCGAGCAGCATCATCGCGCGCAGGATCGTCGCGGCGCGAAAGTGCCGGGCGAGCACGCCGCCCGTGAGCGCGCCGGCGAGATAGCCGCCGAGATTGGCCGCGCCGAGATAAGCCGCCGTCGATGCCGGAAACCAGTGCGCGCCGATAATCGCCGGCAACAGCGGCGTGTAGGCAAAACGCGCGAGCCCGATGCCGACCAGACTCGCGCTGGCCCCGGCGAGCACGCCGCGCCAGACCTGAAATGTCCCGCCCTCCGGTGAATCCGACACTGCGTAACGCATGCTGCCTCCGCTACTGCTCGCGGGCACGGTCTACGTGCCCTTCTCATGAAGGCAGTCTATATTCGATCGATCGGCGAGGGAATGAACGCGAATCGGAAGATAATCTTCCGCTAATCGGTTGAATCGAGTGTCAATTGCTTGAACAGACGGCGCAGGCGCGGCGTGGCGAAATCGACGAATGCGCGCACTTTCGGCACCGCAAGACGTCCGTGCGGCGTGAGCAGATGCACCGGCAGCGGCGCGTGTTCGCTGTCGGACAGGACGATTTGCAGCGTCTTGTCTTTCACTTCCTTCGCCACGTGATAGGAAAAGAGGCGCGTCAGGCCATGCCCTTCGACCGCGGACGCCACCGCCGCCTGCACCGTGTTCACAATGACGCGCGGCGCGAACTGCACGACTTGCGGAATCGCCGAGCCGCTCGACGTCGGAAAGCTCCACGAATCGAGGCCGAAATGCGTCATCGAGATGATCTGGTGATGCGCGAGATCGGCGGGCTTGCGGATCGGCGGATGCTTCGCCAGATAACGCGGCGACGCGGCCACGACACGCCGCACATCGCCGACGGGAATCGCGACCAGCGTCGAGTCCGACAGATGCGCGATGCGCAACGCAATGTCGATGCCTTCGTCGATCAGGCTCACGGGCCGGTCGAGCAGTTGCAGGCGCACCGATACGCCGGGAAAACGCCCGAT from Caballeronia insecticola includes these protein-coding regions:
- a CDS encoding SDR family oxidoreductase, with product MDKRALIIGATGIVGRNLAEQLQTHGGWSIAGLSRGRTPAPHGVESITADLASASSVTQALQGREFSHVFFTAWSRQATEAENIRVNGAMVANVLAALGPSGALSHVALVTGLKHYLGPFEAYAKGSVPVTPFREEQGRQPVDNFYYEQEDRLFDAARQYGFGWSVHRPHTIIGFAVGNAMNMGVTLAVYATLCKASGEPFVFPGSAAQWNGLTDMTDARLLARHLEWAASSPEARDEAFNVVNGDVFRWKWMWERIAEYFGIEPASFDGQTRPLENRMQHASHAWAEIAARHSLAEHDIDKLVSWWHTDADLGRPMEVLTDMSKSRKAGFLDYQSTPDSFFDLFERLKRERIIPA
- a CDS encoding LysR substrate-binding domain-containing protein translates to MPQRLPPLNALRLFEAAARHRSFKLAAAELNVTPGAVSHGIGALEDMLGVELFVREPRGLSLSAAGEHYLPYIAEAFSLIAIGTQTLPGKRRRHSISITCAPTLAARWLVPRLTDFRARWPHIDVSVDTSHRQKGFPVDGFDFGLRLSRGPVDGAAWQRLFGERLVPLCSPAYLATIAGSGTAPDLTRATLIHVDTASQDWQAWMDGAGIDGLDLHGGLRFDTVQLAFEAAAAGLGVVIGRRPLVDRELAAGMLVEASAINVETQTAYWLCEAPQAGGRADLVAFRNWLVAQAAEFAASETPRPHD
- a CDS encoding MFS transporter, giving the protein MSFMSSLSLANNKNRTATWALIGAAALILSAAMGVRQTFGLFIGPFSFDRGLPVTLIAFAIALHNLVWGFAQPFAGAAADRYGAAPVVATGAATFAAGLALAAAATSGWMLVLGLGLLVGIGISCTSFGVVLATVGRVASPQTRSVAMGLASAGGSLGQVLMVPFAQELRVHAGVAASLYGLAFVLLLAAPLGIVLDRASRQRTHAPADGTHEEHAQPASMPLRETLAYATRHRGYRLLTLGFFTCGFQLAFIATHLPGYLMLCHMPVGLGATALALIGLFNMIGSWGCGWLGGRLRQHHVLAWLYLIRGGAIALFVLLPTTTVSVVAFAAVMGLTWLGTVPLTNGLIAKVFGTRHLGTLFGVVFLSHQLGSFLGAWLGGYVFDTTGSYSLIWGATAIAGLVAALLHFPIDDRPVTEASLVSA
- a CDS encoding serine hydrolase family protein is translated as MLRFHLLILILLFASLVPLVAHAKRVIAKPVLQARAALAVDLATGRTLYAKHADARVPIASLTKLLTAMVVLDSKRSLLRPARITDADVDRLKWSRSRLPVGSLLLRRTMLHIALMSSENRAAFALSRDYPGGRAGFVRAMNRTAKRLHMQRSHFVDPTGLSPHNVSTARDLTRLARAAYRYPAIRDYATSHHKLVLGGDGPLMYRNTDPLVYRASWQVGLQKTGFTNEAGHCLIVIAPVHGRQTVFVILGAPGAQAHVQDAVNLRGWLMKRLMKRSPGLTR
- a CDS encoding MFS transporter — translated: MSHILQPAIPPGYAERNAQYWRRNLVVAVFGSFTTLVSLSMLLPFLPLYVRQLGVESQASVIEWSGVAFSATFLGTAVTAPLWGRLADRYGRKPMLVRAAVGMAIVMSLIGVAHSVQQLVALRLLAGLIGGYASASTVMIGTQAPRERAGWALGILSTGALAGNLAGPLIGGMLPGLIGIRGTFFAGAGMIAVAALLTIVLVKEDFHPGDAKKRASHAASHDAHRTNRVVVAALLVTAMMVLLANMSIEPIITVYIGGLGVTGDHVTRIAGVVMACSALGSVLTAARLGALADRIGSWNVIVGCLVLTGIAMIPQAFVHQWWQLAALRVLMGMTLAGLLPSIAKLARTAVDESSSGQMLGYLQSAQFGGQVIGPVIGGQIGVMLGLHSVFFVTGSLLIACAGLAHWARTR
- a CDS encoding YbfB/YjiJ family MFS transporter, with the protein product MRYAVSDSPEGGTFQVWRGVLAGASASLVGIGLARFAYTPLLPAIIGAHWFPASTAAYLGAANLGGYLAGALTGGVLARHFRAATILRAMMLLATLAFVACALPVSFLWFFVWRFLSGISGGALMVLAAPTIIAHVAPSRRGFASGAIFTGIGLGIAASGTIVPLLLRQGLTQTWIGLAAVSLVLTGVAWNGWPSQDAPAPAHAGAHAHAKAPTPPALHALFAEYALNAAGLVPHMIFLVDFVARGLGKGVDAGAEYWVLYGLGAIAGPLLSGHLADRAGFGPALRVAYLLQLAAVAIPAITSNPALLIVSSVVVGAFTPGIVPLVLGRVNELLAHHPAAQKRAWSTATTSFAVLQALAAYGLSFLFSNSGGNYPLLFAIGAAALAIALAVDLFAALRSK
- a CDS encoding LysR family transcriptional regulator; this translates as MDRIDAMKVFIATLDEGSLAGAGRRLGRSPAAVSRAIAFLEAHTGTALLHRTTRTIKLSEAGERYAAACRRILTDLEEADLLIAHERSAPRGLLTITAPVAAGEDLLRPMLDDFIGRFPGVSVRLQLLDRPVSLIDEGIDIALRIAHLSDSTLVAIPVGDVRRVVAASPRYLAKHPPIRKPADLAHHQIISMTHFGLDSWSFPTSSGSAIPQVVQFAPRVIVNTVQAAVASAVEGHGLTRLFSYHVAKEVKDKTLQIVLSDSEHAPLPVHLLTPHGRLAVPKVRAFVDFATPRLRRLFKQLTLDSTD